The following are from one region of the Dreissena polymorpha isolate Duluth1 chromosome 2, UMN_Dpol_1.0, whole genome shotgun sequence genome:
- the LOC127868734 gene encoding protein GVQW3-like: MPSVDNVELRTVIKFCHSLGYTQTKTFEEVKKSKQFNCSRSLVFKWHDRFRKGRESVEDDARSGRPALVKQTMTDKLRDLIKTNRRLTVPYIAEELGIGISMVYRILTEDFKMRKVRARWVPKLLSDEERVKRVKCSEEFLRRYRKEGERFLDHIVTLDETWLWHYDPETKAQSSVWKTAASPPPKKARVMKSGGKHIYIFFMDRRGMLLIHKVPDGQTINATYYQKVLRRDLMNALR, translated from the exons ATGCCGTCCGTTGACAACGTTGAACTACGCACGGTGATTAAATTTTGTCACTCATTGGGCTACACACAGACCAAAACGTTTGAGGAAGTTAAAAAGTCGAAACAATTCAACTGCTCAAGATCGTTGGTATTCAAATGGCACGATAGATTTAGAAAGGGACGCGAATCAGTAGAAGATGATGCTCGAAGTGGTAGGCCGGCGCTAGTTAAACAAACCATGACGGACAAACTGAGAGACTTGATTAAAACAAATAGGCGTTTAACGGTGCCATATATCGCAGAAGAGCTTGGAATTGGCATTTCAATGGTTTACAGAATACTAACCGAGGATTTCAAAATGCGCAAGGTTAGAGCTCGATGGGTTCCAAAACTTCTCTCTGATGAAGAACGAGTGAAACGCGTTAAGTGCTCAGAAGAGTTTTTGAGAAGATACCGTAAAGAAGGAGAGCGCTTTTTGGACCATATCGTCACACTTGATGAGACGTGGTTATGGCATTATGATCCGGAGACGAAAGCACAATCCTCAGTGTGGAAAACAGCAGCAAGTCCTCCGCCGAAGAAAGCCAGGGTTATGAAGTCTGGTGGAAAACATATCTACATCTTCTTCATGGATAGACGGGGAATGCTGCTCATCCACAAGGTGCCTGATGGTCAGACGATAAATGCTACATATTATCAAAAG GTACTTCGCCGGGATTTAATGAATGCTCTAAGGTAA